A region from the Chloroflexota bacterium genome encodes:
- a CDS encoding sulfatase-like hydrolase/transferase: MTSKPLGPNLPFPPTPSASKVGRTLAESEHHWRQEPRRIPEDAPHILILLTDDSGFSNLETFGGPVHSPTMSRLRERGIAYNAFHTTAMCSPTRASLLTGRNHERVGAGFIAEF; encoded by the coding sequence ATGACAAGTAAACCATTAGGACCCAATTTGCCCTTTCCGCCCACGCCGTCGGCCAGTAAGGTCGGCCGTACGCTGGCCGAGTCGGAACACCACTGGCGGCAAGAACCGCGGCGCATCCCCGAAGACGCGCCGCATATCCTGATTCTATTGACCGATGATTCCGGCTTCTCCAACCTGGAGACGTTCGGCGGGCCGGTGCATTCGCCGACGATGAGCCGCCTACGCGAGCGGGGCATCGCCTACAATGCGTTTCACACCACAGCGATGTGCTCGCCAACGCGCGCCTCGCTGCTCACTGGCCGCAACCATGAACGGGTGGGGGCGGGCTTCATCGCGGAATTCG